The nucleotide sequence TTGAGCATTGCGATAGCTTGAGGCGGTGAAACATCCACATCTTCGAGCGCGAACGTACCGCCGGGCGCAATCAACGTGGAATCGTTCCAATGAAACGTGTTGCGGCGCGCGTGGCCGCCAAAATCATCGTGATTATCAAGCAGGAGAATACGCGCATTCTTTTGGGCTTGTTGATAAACATGGACTGCGGACAACCCAGAAAGCCCGGCGCCAATGACAATAAGATCGTAGGCTTCACCGGTATCAACACTGTTTTCATTTTGATTCAGATAAACGTCATCGCGCACGAGGTGGCCGAGCTGGGTGGATGCCATATCCTGGCCGCGCAAGCCGGAAGCTTCCGGAGGATAAAATGCCGGCCGCACAGCAGCGTTCACGCGCGGGGGACGTTGACAAGCAAGCGCCGCGCCCGCGACGCCCAGCGCCATGCCCTGCAAAAAATCGCGCCGCGTGATGGGGCGATTCATACCGAGAAATTTGTCAAACTCGGTCATGTAAAAGTGATGTAATGAGGAGTGGAAGAAAAAACGCCCACAGAGAAGAATTCCCACAGAACCGCATGAAACTTTTCTTTGGGATGATCACCTCCATGGGCGAATATCAGCAAATGATTTTATCAAATCAACGATCGACTTCCCCCAACACGATATCAATGCTGCCGACGATCAAAATCATATCGGCCACCATGGCGCCGCGGCTGATTTCATCGAGCAAACTCACATGCACAAAGCACGAGGAGCGGCAACGCACACGATCGGGCACATCGCTGCCGTTGGAGCGCAAATAAAAACCGATCTCGCCGCGCGGGGCTTCGCTGCGCACGTAGCATTCTGTGCCCGCCGGCGGCCGCAGGCGCCGCGGAATCGCTTCTTTCACATCGCCTTGTTCCGGGCATTCTTTTAATGCCTGGCGTAAAATCTTGACGGATTGTTCGATCTCTTTGATACGAACGTAGTAACGATCGAACACGGAGCCAACCGGGCCGTAGAGTCCCTCGCCGACCGGCACCTCGAATTCGAATTGCGGATAAATCGAATACGGCTCGTCTTTGCGCACATCCCACTTGATGCCGCTGCCGCGCAACACCGGGCCGGTGGCGCCGCAGTTGATGGCAACCTCCGGCGGCAAAATGCCGACATCCGAAGAACGCTTGATGAAAATGTGATTGCCGGAGAGCAGGCGATTGAACTCTTTCATGTTGCCTTCGAACTCATCGAGAAACTCGCTGGCCTGCTTCAGCCAGCCCGAGGGCAAATCGCGGCTGAGGCCTCCAATCCAGATGTAATTGTACAGCAAGCGCGCGCCGGAAATCCATTCGAACAAATCGAGAATGCGTTCGCGATCGCGAAAAGCCCAGAGAAATGGTGTAACGGCGCCGACGTCAAGCCCGAAGGTGCCGATTGCCATTAAATGGCTGGCAATGCGCATGAATTCGCCGCAGATCACGCGAAGATACTCCACCTTCTTGGGCAGCTCTTTAATCCCGAGCAATTTTTCCACCGCGAGGCAATAACCCCAATTCATGCTCATGGAGGCGAGATAGTCGAGGCGATCAGTGTAGGGGATGACCTCGTTCCACCCCACGTTCTCGGCATGCTTTTCAAAATTGCGGTGCAGATAGCCGACGTGGGGCGTGCATTTCTTGACGATTTCACCGTCCAGCACCAGTTCCAGGCGCAACACGCCGTGCGTCGAGGGATGCTGCGGCCCCATGTTGACGATCATATCATCCCCGGGAAAATCTTTACTCACCCGCGCTTTGGCCATCATCTCGTAGTTATATTTTTCGACCGCCGTCGCCGGATCGAGATCAACCACCATGCTGCCTTCGTCTTCGAAGTAATAGCGCTGCCGTTTGAAGATGTTGCCGAGTGTGCCGAACATGTCGAATTTCCTTAATGATCAAAATTGCGTTTTTGAATTAGGAGCGCCGTGATTTGAATGAATGAAGCGATGATATCATGATTCAAGATGCCCAAGCGCTGTGAAACCTTAAACTCGGGTGTGTATCGCTTTGTGCTTGGATTTGAGGTTGACCTCTTTGCCGATTTCAAAAAGAAATTCCGGCGCAAAATCAGCGCCATTCGGCCACTCAATAGTTTTGGTATTGGGATTGACCGTCACTTTCTTGAATAGAGTGATCTTCTTTAAGGGCTCAAAGACTTCACCCAAAAGCTCATCCCGCAGGTCAACGTCTTTAACAGAGCCGTTATCAAATGCTAATCGCAGCTTATAGCCTGACAGATATGTGACGTCGATAATATGCAAAAACATTTTCTCTCCAGCTCTAAATCAGAGGCGATATTTTTTGCAAGGGTTGGCGCCTTTTTGCCAGTTCCCAATTTTGCGTCAACTCATCCTGAGGCTTTTCAAACCATTCTATTGCCATCCGTAAGGCCCGTTTTGACATCTTGCCTTGCACGATACCTGTTTCAATTTCAATGGTCACTTCTTGCTCTTGATATCTCGCATGAAAATGAGGCGGCTCATAATCATTATAATTCATGAAAATCACGATACCATAGAATCTCGAAATCTCAGGCATTTTATAACTTACCGATGAATTCTTATGCGTGCGCGTGTTCTTTCGCTTCCGGCTTGGGCTTTGCCGGCGCAGCGGCAGCTTTTGCCGCTTTGGCGGCTGCGGCCGCGGCTTCTTCCAACGCTTGCTCGGCCAGCATTTTTGCCGCTAATGCCGGTTCGTATTTCGAGAAATGAAAAATCCCGTTGCTGCGTTCATACACCGTGGCTTCGTATTTATCCGTCATGTAAAGGCATTCCGTCGGACAAACCGTGGTGCAAAGATCGCAATAACAGCATTTGAACATATCAATGTCAAAACGCACAACATGCTGGCGAATCGGGTTGCCGGTAGAGGCTTTGCCGAGATCCTCGGTGGGCTTGGCTTTGACGGTGTCGATGTAGATGCAATCCACCGGGCAAATGCGCGCGCATTTGTAACAGCCAATGCAATCATCAACATTATTAAAGAGCTGCATGCGCGTGCCGGGCGGCAGTTCGAACCGCACGTGGGGATATTGCAGCGTGGTTGCCGGCCGAAACAGATGCTTCCAGGTTTCCATCATGCCGATCAAAACCGTGAAAATGCCGTTGAACACATCTTTAAAATATGTAACCATGCTCACTCCTTCTTCTCTGCGGAAGCGCCGTTGCCGTTGGGGGGAAGATGCTTTTCAAAGGCAAAGACGAAATGGCCGCGCTCCGGGTTGACGCCGAACGTTTCGAACTTGTGCCAGTCTTCGTCATACGGCACGCGGATGCCGTGATAATATTCCTGCACGACGTAATCTTTGCGCAGGGGCGAGCCTTCCCAATCATCCGGACAAAGAATGCGGCGAGGATCGGGATGCTCGTCGAAGGTGATGCCAAAGAGATCATAAATTTCGCGTTCGTGCCAATCCGCGGTGCGCCAAAGATACGATACGGTGGGAAGATGCGCGCCCTCGCGCGGCATTTCGGTTTTTACCGTGAACCAGTGTTTGTGGCGGAATGAAAAAAGATGATATATCACTCCGAGTTCTTTGCCGGCGCCGAGATCATAACCGGCAACGTCGTGGCACATATCAAAATAAAGCTCCGGGGTTTCATGCAAAAACTTACAAACGGCGAGAATGTTTTCCGGCGCGACCTTGACAAACGGATCAACCACGTCGGCCTGGAATGCAAGAATCTGATCGCCGAAGCGTTCCTGCAATTTTTGCGCAATCTGTTCGGGTGTCATTATTTTACCGCCTCCGTGAGTTTGCGTCGAATCATGCTTTCACGCCGCATCTTCTCCTGCAACTTCAACAAACCATCGAGCAAGGCTTCGGGGCGGGGCGGGCAACCCGGCACATAAACGTCGACGGGCACGATGCGATCAACACCTTTCAAAACATGATACCCATGCTTCCAGTAAGGCCCGCCGCAGGTGGCGCAACTGCCCATCGACATCACGTATTTCGGTTCGGGCATTTGCTCATACAACACTTTCACGCGCTCCGCCATTTTGATGGTGACAGTGCCGGCAACGATCATCAGATCCGTTTGGCGCGGGC is from Cytophagia bacterium CHB2 and encodes:
- a CDS encoding NAD(P)/FAD-dependent oxidoreductase, with the protein product MTEFDKFLGMNRPITRRDFLQGMALGVAGAALACQRPPRVNAAVRPAFYPPEASGLRGQDMASTQLGHLVRDDVYLNQNENSVDTGEAYDLIVIGAGLSGLSAVHVYQQAQKNARILLLDNHDDFGGHARRNTFHWNDSTLIAPGGTFALEDVDVSPPQAIAML
- a CDS encoding NADH-quinone oxidoreductase subunit D; translation: MAKARVSKDFPGDDMIVNMGPQHPSTHGVLRLELVLDGEIVKKCTPHVGYLHRNFEKHAENVGWNEVIPYTDRLDYLASMSMNWGYCLAVEKLLGIKELPKKVEYLRVICGEFMRIASHLMAIGTFGLDVGAVTPFLWAFRDRERILDLFEWISGARLLYNYIWIGGLSRDLPSGWLKQASEFLDEFEGNMKEFNRLLSGNHIFIKRSSDVGILPPEVAINCGATGPVLRGSGIKWDVRKDEPYSIYPQFEFEVPVGEGLYGPVGSVFDRYYVRIKEIEQSVKILRQALKECPEQGDVKEAIPRRLRPPAGTECYVRSEAPRGEIGFYLRSNGSDVPDRVRCRSSCFVHVSLLDEISRGAMVADMILIVGSIDIVLGEVDR
- a CDS encoding DUF2442 domain-containing protein, coding for MFLHIIDVTYLSGYKLRLAFDNGSVKDVDLRDELLGEVFEPLKKITLFKKVTVNPNTKTIEWPNGADFAPEFLFEIGKEVNLKSKHKAIHTRV
- a CDS encoding DUF4160 domain-containing protein, producing MPEISRFYGIVIFMNYNDYEPPHFHARYQEQEVTIEIETGIVQGKMSKRALRMAIEWFEKPQDELTQNWELAKRRQPLQKISPLI
- a CDS encoding 4Fe-4S dicluster domain-containing protein, producing the protein MVTYFKDVFNGIFTVLIGMMETWKHLFRPATTLQYPHVRFELPPGTRMQLFNNVDDCIGCYKCARICPVDCIYIDTVKAKPTEDLGKASTGNPIRQHVVRFDIDMFKCCYCDLCTTVCPTECLYMTDKYEATVYERSNGIFHFSKYEPALAAKMLAEQALEEAAAAAAKAAKAAAAPAKPKPEAKEHAHA
- a CDS encoding NADH-quinone oxidoreductase subunit C; its protein translation is MTPEQIAQKLQERFGDQILAFQADVVDPFVKVAPENILAVCKFLHETPELYFDMCHDVAGYDLGAGKELGVIYHLFSFRHKHWFTVKTEMPREGAHLPTVSYLWRTADWHEREIYDLFGITFDEHPDPRRILCPDDWEGSPLRKDYVVQEYYHGIRVPYDEDWHKFETFGVNPERGHFVFAFEKHLPPNGNGASAEKKE
- a CDS encoding NADH-quinone oxidoreductase subunit B encodes the protein MPPFLDKEKRFLEEGRYGDNVIVTSVDSLLNWARLSSVWPMTFGLACCAIEMMAVGASKYDLDRFGAGVFRPSPRQTDLMIVAGTVTIKMAERVKVLYEQMPEPKYVMSMGSCATCGGPYWKHGYHVLKGVDRIVPVDVYVPGCPPRPEALLDGLLKLQEKMRRESMIRRKLTEAVK